The genomic DNA GGGTCACGGTGGATCGTGCGATACACCGTGGCCCGGCTGACGCTGAACATCTCGGCCAGCTCCGCGGTGCTGTAGGTGCCTCCTGCGTAGAGCTCGAGTAGGTGGCCGGACTGGATCTTGGTCAACTTCGGCTGCTTCCCGCGCAGCCGGCCCTTGGCCTTGGCTACCTTCAGTCCCTCGCGGGTGCGGATGCTGGTCAGGTCTGCCTCGAACTCCGCCACCATTGCTAGGACGTTGAACAGCAGCCGGCCGATCGGGTCGGTCGGGTCGTGGATCGACCCGCCGAGGCTGAGTCGCACGTTGGCCTTCGTGAGCTCGTCGAGGATGTCGCGGGCATCCGGCAGCGAGCGCGCGAGCCGGTCGAGCTTGGTGACGACCAGGGTGTCGCCGTCGTGGCAGGCGGCGAGGGCGAGTCGTAGACCGGGCCGGTCACGGTTGGTGCCGGTCAGGCCGTGGTCGACGTAGATCCGGTCGTCGCCGACGCCGAGGGCGGCGAGCTGCTCGCGCTGCGCGGTCAGATCCTGCTGTTCTGTGGACACCCGCGCGTAGCCCACCAGGAGTTGGTTCATCACCCCCGGTCTGACAGCGCGATGGGTCGCGGGTCAACACCGACGTCGAGGTACTGCTCTCCTGCTTCGCAAGACGGACCGCTTCTGAGCGGATGCCGCCGGGTGTGGCGCAGCGGTCGACGCCCGTGCTCGGCCGTCTAGCTGCCTCGCGCTGTGCTCGGTGCCGCAGCGTGCGGACCTGCAAGCGGTGGCTTGACCCCGACGCGACGTCACAGTTTCTCCTGGTGGGGAACATCTTCCTCCGCTTAGAGAGACAGCCTCATGGAACCTCAGCCCCGATCCGCTCGATCGCCGTTCTCCGGCTACGTCCAGAGCCTTCGGCACCGCCCGCAGCCGTGGCGAACCGTTGTGGCTGCCGCTGGCGGGATCATCTTCATGTTTCTGCTGGTCGCTGCCGCGGTCCCGGTCGGGAGAACGCAGGACACACTGATCGGGGTCGCGCCCTTCGACGCCGCCCGACCCTCGTTCACCATCGGATTGTGGGTCGGGGGGAACCTGCTGCTTGGCCTCCTCATTCCCGTGAGCTTGGTGCTGACCAAGCTGGCCTACGGGGCGGCTCCAGGATCACTCTTCTCCGTGGCAGGGCGATTCCGGTGGGCTGTGTTCGCGCGAGCCGCGGTCGTGGTCGTCCCGTTGTGGATCGTGTACGCGCTGGTCCTGCAGCCCTTCCTCGGCACGGGTGCACCAAGGTGGACGGCGCTCCACCTCGCTCTCTGCGTGGTCGCGGTCGTCACTGTCCCCTTGCAGTCGGCAGGGGAGGAGTTCCTCTTCCGTGGACTGGTCTTCCGTGCCGTCGGGGCACGCTTCGCCCGCCCCTTGGTGGCTTTCGTCGTCGCCGCGACGATCACTGCCGTCGAGTTCGGACTCATCCACGGCGCGTCCGACGGGTGGGGGACGGCGTACTACGTCGCGATGGGAGTCTGTTTTGCCGTGCTTGCCGAGCGCACCGGCGGCCTCGAGATCCCAGTGCTGCTGCATGCGACGAACAACATGGTGCTCCTCGTGCCGGTCCTGCTGGCTGGGCAGCTGTCGAGCGTCTCCACACCCTCCGGGCCGATCCTGCTCGTGCCGATCCTGCTCGTGGTTATCGTGACCACCCTGATGTGGAGGACGACACCGCGGCTGACCAAACTCTCGGCCGACGAGGTAGCGGCGGCGGCATGAGGAGCAGTGAACTCGCGCGGCTCGCAGGGGTGTCAATCCGCACTCTTCGCCACTACCACCAGATCGGCCTGCTTCCCGAGCCCCGGCGGTCCGCAAACGGCTACCGCGACTACACCGCCTCTGACCTGGTGAGGGTCCTCCGGACGAGGCGACTCGTTGGTCTAGGAGTGTCGCTGTCCCACATCGACCCGGCTCTCGATGCGGGGCGCGAACTTGAGCTCCTCGAACTGCGCTACACCAGCGAGATCGAGGAACTCACCACACGACTTGAGGCGATCCGTGCGCTGCGCCACCGAGGAGCCCGACCTGACACTCCCACCTTCGCGCATGGCTACCTCGAGGCGTTGAGCGCGAGGAAGGATGTGCCACCTCGATCAGTCGGCGTCGAACGCGACGCCGCACTCGTGCTCGAGTTGTTGCTCGACGAGGACGCCCGAGTCGAGCTCGAACGCCTCAATCCATCCGATCTGGCAGAACTCGTCGACGTCAGTGCCGCCCTCCTTGGTATCGCCGCCAACGCTGGCGACGACCAGATCGACGCGCTCGCGCGCGCCCTAGCGGCAGCTGTCGGCCGTCTATGTCCCCGTCTCGTGAAGCACGAGCTGACTCTCAAAACCGCGGATGCGCTCGAACATCACGTGAGTGCCCAGCTCACCGAGGCCCAGCTCGACGTGGTCCGACGAGCCCTACGGCTCCTCCCGTAACCAGGCCCGCAAGCGTTCTCGCAGCACGGACGGCTTACGGACTAACAAGCGACCACGCGCGGGCTGCGCCAGTGGGTGGTCTGGACCTATCGTTCCCCGCGTGACCAGGGAGGAACACGACCGTCGTGGCTGACCGGAGAAGGGCACAGCCATGGTGGTTCTGGCTGTTCGCCGCCGCTGCCGGCGGTGTGGGATCAGCAGTCGGGGCGGCTGCTGATCATTGGTGGCTACCCGCTATGGCTGGCTGGTGCCTCGGCGTCATGGCCGTGCTACTTGGTCCTGACGCCGGTACCGGACAAGGCGTTGCCAGTCTTCCGGCGACCAGCTGGGTTGTTCGCGCCCTCGTCTGCTTGGGGGCTGCCGTTACCGCTGCCGCTGCCGCCTTGACGGCGCGCAGCACGTTCGAGGTGGTCATGGCTGTGGTGCTGCCGTTACTCACGGTGTTGGCGGTCGTGCTCTGGCGACGACGGTTCGGCGTCTTCGAGTTCATCAATTGAGCGTGGCCAGTCCTGCTGCGCAGGACGGTCGATTTGCAAGTACGTCAGGGTGGCGTCGCAAGTTCGCTAAGTCCTCCTGTCTCGAACGCGGGGGCGTCGTACGGTGTGGGCGTGACCTTGCCAGCGAGGGCGAGCGGCGCAGTCAGCGGCGCTGACGTGGTCACCTTCCCGCCGAGGATCGGATCACGGGTCAGATCAGCGCTCGTGTCGACGGTGCTGATTCTCGCGGTCGCTGTCCTGGCAGCTGTTGAGCCGCGCGACTTCGTGCCATGGTTGCTTCTGGTGAGCCAGCTGCCGACGGCGGTGATCCGCTGGCTTGCCGTCAGAGAGGCGCGGCGTCAGCCGTGGGCGCTCCGGGCAGACGATGCGGGGGTCTGGTGGAGCCCGCAGGGGCCGCCGATGCCCTGGGCGTCGATCGCGTCGATCGAGGTCCAGGGGGCGCGTGGCCTCCACCGACTGCTCCCGCACTGGAACCGGGTCCTACTCGTTAGCCACGCAGGCGCCGACTTCGCCCGCCGCGCGAAAACGCGCCCGGTCGGCCGTAGCGTCCTGCTCGACCACGTTCGCGCGACCCCGCAAGAGGTGGTTGCTGCGTTTCGGCCCTTCACCGATGCCCCAGCTGGGCTTCGCTTGCGCTGATCGACAGGGCTCCGTCTCGCACCATGGTCGGTCAGCATGCCGGCGACCGGCGCCTCCGTACGACGGTCCCTCAGCGGCGACCGTCAGCTGGCCGACACAATCCGCTCGAGTGCGAGCGCCAAGTCGGCTGCCTCCTGCCACTTCGACGCGTAGGAGTGGCGCGCGCTGGCGACATTGAAGGAGATCCTGCCCGTCCGCCCGGCGCGGCTGCTGGTCCAACGCGGTTCGCTGATGTCGCTGAGCAGGTACTTGTCGATGACGCGATCGGGGAGCAGAGCCCAGCCCTGCTGGACGCGATAGACCGCCTCGTTCGTGAGCACCAGGGCCTGAATGCCGTTGAACCCATACCAAGGACCGTTACTCACATGAGCCGCCAAGCGCGCGGGCCGTTGCCCGACGATGTCCCCGAGCCGAGACAGCTCTGATGCCGTGTACTCGCGTCGGCGCACGCTGAACATGGTGCCCTGTTGGTGCGGATCCTGCTGCGGTTCGCGCCGTCGCGTTAGACGCGAGTTGAGCGCGACTTGTGAGAACGCGTCCGCGGGCTGCCACCCGCCGGCAAGCCGGTCCCCTTCCGGTGCGCGTCTACGGTGACTGGACCGTCACCTCCGTTTCGCGCGAGGGGCCTGCGCGCGGTACCTGCAGCCCCTATAGTCCTGCCGGCGACCCAGGCTCGGTCCGGCGGAGGCCGCGGCAAGTTCGTCGTGATGCTCGTGCTCGGGCTGGTCATGATCGCGCTGGCTGGCGTTGCCATCGCTGCACACAGCGGGCGAGCCGGCTTTGGTGCGGCGCTGATCTTGGTAGCTCTGATCTTGGGCGCAAGGTCTAAGCCGACGCGGCTGGCGTTTCCGGTCGGCTCTGCCGAGACGCACGAGGTCGTCTTCAGCTTCGACAAGTTCTGGGGGAACCTCAGTGTCACGGTCGACGGCGTTCCCGCCGTCCGTGACTTGCGGACGGTCTCGGTGAGTCTCACCAAGACCTACTGCTTCTCCGTCGGCGTCCACGAGCGTCACGAAGTGCGGATCGAGAAGGATCGAGCCCTGCTTCTGGCGGGGGCACGGCGTCAGCCGGTAAGGGCCTACGTCGACGGCGTTCTAGCCGCTGAGACTGTCGCGTAGGCACTAGCCGGACGTGACCGCAGGACGGTCGGCTTGCGGACAGTTCAGATCCTGCCTCTTCCTGGTCCGTCGACCCCACACTCGCCGGCACCTTCACCGCCTGACTGGAGCTGATGGAGCACTACGGCCATCACAAGATGGTGGTGTGGTTGGGGAAGTTCCAGGGGTGCTGGACGCGCTCGCCATTGTTCCGCGGACTCTGAGCGCGTCATGTCACGGCTCAAGTCGTGCCTCTAATAATGCGATCTTGCCGAGCGAGATTGATGCGTGATGAACCTCGGGCTCGACCGGGTTCGAGCCTGAGTGGCTACTCACTCTGCGTGGCTACTCACTCTGCGACGAGACGTGGATGAGCTGAACCGATCTGTTACTGCCCGAGACGCGCCGCGAGCGCACAGCTATGTAGAAGGCGCGGAGCATGCTGGCGTCAATTGTTACCGGCAGGTGGGATGCTATTAAGTGTGCCGACCTCGTTGACCGGACTCCTGGTGGCGCTGGTGGCGCTGCTGCCTGGCGGCGTGCACACTTGGATGTACGAGCGGGTGACTGGCAAGTCCCTGAGCCAGACCGGCGATCGGTTGTCTCGGCTGCTGGCTGCGTCCTGCGTGTACTTGGTGTTGTCGGCTTTCGCATACCCAGTGTTCGCTTCGGTTGCGAAAGCGGCGGCGTCTGGCGATACGACAACAGGGTGGCGCTATGCAGCAGTGATCGGACTGGTGGTCGTTCTGCCCGCGGTCGTTGGCGGTGGTGCTGGAGCTTTCACAAACCGTCGGCATCGGCGAGATTGGCAGGGTCGGCTCGGCCGACTGCTGGCCGGAGCCGGACATGCCAGCCGCGCGTGGGACCACTTGTTCGGCGTGCAGGATCTACGCGGCGTCGTCCGTGTGGTGCTCAACGACGGCAGTCACATCACCGGTTACTGGGGCGAACGAGACGATGGAGGATCGGCTGGTTCGCCACCGTCCCGCAGTTACGCCAGCGGCTATCCCGACCAGCAGCGAGACCTGTATATCAGTCAACTCATCCGCTTGGATCAGGCAGACGGTTCTTCTGAGGACGTTTCTAGTGCCGCCTGGATACCTGCAGACTCCATCCGGTACTTAGAGTTCCATTCAACGACAGGAAAGTTCCCCGATGCCTAAGAAGCGCGATCAACCGCAGCACGAGGCGCCAAAGCCAACCAACGTCCACGAACGCGGCTACCCCTCGGGTACGGTCCCCACCAGCC from Microlunatus sagamiharensis includes the following:
- a CDS encoding recombinase family protein; its protein translation is MNQLLVGYARVSTEQQDLTAQREQLAALGVGDDRIYVDHGLTGTNRDRPGLRLALAACHDGDTLVVTKLDRLARSLPDARDILDELTKANVRLSLGGSIHDPTDPIGRLLFNVLAMVAEFEADLTSIRTREGLKVAKAKGRLRGKQPKLTKIQSGHLLELYAGGTYSTAELAEMFSVSRATVYRTIHRDPPPPLDPYRPFAEVTPPTT
- a CDS encoding CPBP family intramembrane glutamic endopeptidase; translation: MFLLVAAAVPVGRTQDTLIGVAPFDAARPSFTIGLWVGGNLLLGLLIPVSLVLTKLAYGAAPGSLFSVAGRFRWAVFARAAVVVVPLWIVYALVLQPFLGTGAPRWTALHLALCVVAVVTVPLQSAGEEFLFRGLVFRAVGARFARPLVAFVVAATITAVEFGLIHGASDGWGTAYYVAMGVCFAVLAERTGGLEIPVLLHATNNMVLLVPVLLAGQLSSVSTPSGPILLVPILLVVIVTTLMWRTTPRLTKLSADEVAAAA
- a CDS encoding MerR family transcriptional regulator, with the translated sequence MRSSELARLAGVSIRTLRHYHQIGLLPEPRRSANGYRDYTASDLVRVLRTRRLVGLGVSLSHIDPALDAGRELELLELRYTSEIEELTTRLEAIRALRHRGARPDTPTFAHGYLEALSARKDVPPRSVGVERDAALVLELLLDEDARVELERLNPSDLAELVDVSAALLGIAANAGDDQIDALARALAAAVGRLCPRLVKHELTLKTADALEHHVSAQLTEAQLDVVRRALRLLP
- a CDS encoding DUF6338 family protein translates to MPTSLTGLLVALVALLPGGVHTWMYERVTGKSLSQTGDRLSRLLAASCVYLVLSAFAYPVFASVAKAAASGDTTTGWRYAAVIGLVVVLPAVVGGGAGAFTNRRHRRDWQGRLGRLLAGAGHASRAWDHLFGVQDLRGVVRVVLNDGSHITGYWGERDDGGSAGSPPSRSYASGYPDQQRDLYISQLIRLDQADGSSEDVSSAAWIPADSIRYLEFHSTTGKFPDA